Below is a genomic region from Onychostoma macrolepis isolate SWU-2019 chromosome 15, ASM1243209v1, whole genome shotgun sequence.
tgacaCCAAGTAGAAGAGATATTGTTGGCTGATGTTGGAATAGCTGACCTGATCCCGAGGGCAAGCGAATGCGATTCTTCCAAAAGCAGTTCCATGATCCACAGCGCCTCCAATGTCCTGTAACTCCAGCTTGCACTACAAAAGCACGTAACTTATTAAAACGACACATACACTACTgctcaaaggtttggggttggtaagagcttttaatgtttttaaaacaagtctcttatgctcaccaaggcagcatttatttgatgaaagcacagtaaaaaacaataatattgttaaatattatcaaaatgtaaaacaactgttttctattttaatatgtatgttaaaatgttacttttcCTGTGATACAaaattactccagccttcagtgtcacatgatccttcagaaatcattctaatatggaAACATTTAGTTGAAAGcctcttaatattttgtgtaaacaTTCCAtgcattctttgatgaatacaaagttcaaaagaatagaaatttttgtctttactgtcacttttcatcaatttaacatattcttgctgaataaaatatttatttcttccaAAAAATTTTTAGATAGTAGtgctgttaaatgattaatcgcatccaaaataaaagttttgtttacataatatatatatatataaatacaggatatattttgaaaatatttacatgaatatatttatattcatgtactttatattatatataaatatatttaatatataaacatatttctcttaaatatatacatgcatgtgtgtgtatttatatataaataataaatatacacagtacacacatatatacatatatatattacgtaaacaaaaacatttattttggatgtgattaatcatttgacagcactaatatacagtaatgtataaatacatttgtataaattaattttcttcCATAAAGGGCCTGATATAAGTTTTATAAAAAGAGGATAACCAAACCCAAGGCATGAATTCATTAGGTCTTGGTGAGTGGCATGCCCTCATAAATTAAttattgccaaaaatataataaatgaattattttcagCCAAACCTGATTATCTGAGAAACCCATTAAGGCAATCTTTTTGTcctcatttttctcaataaccTTCATTCCCAGCAGAGCAGACCAATAATGAATAGAACGCGGCAGATCAGACACTGCCAGGGAGACTTTCTGGACAGGATCTATTACCAGAACCAGAAACAATCAGTTAGGAGTCAGTATACAATGGCGCACTTAACTACTACAGTTACCACATATATTTACTTCCATATTTCATGAAGGAAGTTCTCACATCCCTATTATAACACACATTTAGTGCAAATACCCACCACAGTTCGGCAGTTCCTTGTCTATAAGGTAGAAGCGGTATCCTCCCGGAGCTTCAGTCATGTAGAGAGACTCTTCGACTTGTGTTAGAGGCCAGTTTAACCTCTTAGCATTACTCACTGCCTGACTGGACTGCAGAGTGAGACCCTAATATTGAAGAGCACAGAGAATCACAGCTTTATTTAGAAACGACCCCATTTAACAGAAAGCATGCAGTGGGGGCCAAAAGTATAAAACTGCTTGTGAATATTCttctattgtaatttattacaaaaaatataaataattaaatgtgtcaTGACAATTCAAGgctgaactgaaaaattatgACTGaacacatgagagttcacatgATTAGTGTCACAAATTTACGTGCATTTAATTCGTGGCTGAGACATTTGGTAGAATCTGACATTTTATATGATATTCGATCCAAAATCAtcattactgtatatgtattttatggTTTAACGTGTTTAGAGCCTACTTTGTGTGTGGTTTCAAattatgaatgttttatattaatgtcATTTACCAGAAAGTCATTGCCAAGGCGATATTCACCCACTCCATAATTATAGGTCAACTCTGCAACAAAGTGGTCATCTTCTGGTCCAAAGCCTACCATGGTTTTACTCCATTTTCCATCATATGGACTGAAAATAAAGAAGTTATATGCGTAagctaatatttataatttgatACAGGTTATACAGGTAACTAAGCTttagtcaaataaaaataaaagcatgacTAACCCATTGCAGGTAGCTTTGCAGCCCTCCTCAAATTCTTCATGTCGCAGAATCTGTAGattagaattatttattattgattataaaTTTAGGGTTGAGACCAAACATAGACGGAAAATACGATAACGTGCCAACCCGTGTTTGGTAATAGCGTGATTAACTGGCTTATCAACAATATTAGGAGGCAAAGTTCCCACTTTATTATTTACGTAATAGGACTAGAATTTTACAATAAGATCAGTAGACAGGTCTTCTACCTTCATTCCTAAGACATCCCTGTAAAAAGTGGCTGTTTTGGTCCTGTCTcctactttaaaaacaaaatgcagtgCTCTTCTTAGTGCCATCACTTTTGAAAGTGTCCTACTGTAAACGCGCTGATCACACACTCTGTGTCGATACACACACCTTGCGATTGACTGCTCTGCTGTCGACAGCCCACAGACTAAACCAAAATAATTCGTTTCATTTCTACGCGCATTCGCAGTGCCTTTATATACGAGGACATATTGTGTCAATATTTTTAacatactgtaatgcaaaataaCATGTTACAACATGTTGTATTGAATCTTAATAACACATTTCTTGGTGAATTCTTACATGGTACAGTCCATTCTAGTGCTGGTGAACTGAGTCAACCACGCGAATCGGTTCCAATGAACAGTTCAGTCCAAGGAATTGATTCAAATGTCTCTTTTTAAAGTATTGAactgttcttttttattattattaaacagtaTGTTACATACagagacaaaacaaagcaaaggaAACGGTCAGAGAAAAACGTATATGCAACCAGCCAGGGTAAACAACAAGAAAGTAATAAATTCACGTCTTAAGAAGACACAAAGGATGAATAAAGAAATAGTTTCATTGCTTTCGGATGAACAGAAATTTGAATAGTTTCCATATACTTCTCCGAGTCAACtctgaataaagaaaaaagaggtTTGGAGTCAGTAAATTTTTGTTTGTACATATACAATTTGGCAAACAGGAAacataaattatgtaatattttccTGTATCTTCTTTTAAGTGGtcaaataaccaaaaaaaaaaaaaaaagacatgtgaTCAAGTTTATGATTCACTATAATAAGCAGCAAGTATATGCATATTTTAGATCAATGTTGTTTGTGTGTAGGCTAGAGATCCGACTTATCACGACACCGGTGAAGTGATGCAATCAACTCTTGAAAAAGATCCGACTCAGAAGAATGATTCACGAACCGGACATCCGTTGTTCATTCCCTGTGACGCAGCACGCAGGCGATTGGGCGGTCAACAAACATGGCAGCGCTCATGTATAACGTGAGTCGTGGATTTGTTATTTTCGGGGAACATAGTTTATTACTCAGAGGATATAATAACCACCGGATCTTGGTGAATTCGAGGCGATATGTCCGAGCCCTCCGGCGGAGACCCGTGGCGGTCCTGTATCCTGATGGTGAACGagagaaattaattaaatcaaatgaagCAGCGGATAAAATGAACCAGAAGCTGTTCACACCGAAGGACAAACACAGAGAGAAAGTCTCAGGGAGAGCTGGCAGCCAGCAGTGGAGTGGACATGTCTCTGAACGCGCAGAAGAGTCTCCTCAGATGAGGGACAGAGTCGCTGGGCTGCGCTTCGAGAAGGCTCCTGCTGGAGACAACAGACTCGCGTGAGCACAAAACTGACACACATTTACCGGTATTCTTGAAAAATACATCAACTGAGTTTTAAATGGCAAGATGTCTGATTTCTTTtggttatttattcattttcgttTATTTAATAAAGGAGCACCAGtcatatacactatattgccaaaagtattgggacacccccttctaatgaacaggtttgactactttagtcatttccatgagtacaaatcttaatgtttaagcatataatgatattctagggaaatgtgtgtgcttctaatttcaTAGCAagagtttggacaggacccttttctattctaacatgacagagcctctgtgtataaggcaaggtttaaatagaaatgattgattgagtcggtgtggaagaacttgactggtctgcagaaacccagctgaacacctctggtgtgactaaATGCAGAcattgagccaaaaactcatcaccaaacaccaatgacttgtacatacactatatggacaaaagtattgggacacccccttctttagaacagaaaaaggcacttccaaaactgttgcatcaaagatggaaacataattcatgtatttaaaaattgtatttccagctctgttgcaacagttttggaagtgtctgaAATGACTgaacccatatgtacaagtcattggtgtttggtgacgAGTTTTTGGCGTATTTGGATGGCATATATCTGTTGTACCAATTTAAAActtttcttaattaaaataataataataataatgcttcaAACAAGAAGCTCTAAcctttgacaaaaaaataaagattttaatatattttgttttatctatctatctatctatctatctatttttttctttcatatgcAGACTATTGGTGTAGTTGAAAAattttgcagtaaaaaaaaaagtaccacaGATTCCTCAAAACACAGCATAAATGTATTGTtggagtaaataataataattaaaaaaagacatcatttgtattattaaaaatgtatcattgtCATGGCCATTGTCATCGATTTGAATTATCTATGTCTGTCCCGACAGgtctaaaatattaataatttttattggtTTATCAAAGTGTATTAGGATAAAGTAAAGACATGGATTGTTTTGCACTCTCTCAttaacattttgttatttttatcaaaGAAAAAGTACTTGCACCGTGTAGTTTTAAGAGATATGTCATTCTGCCCTCAGGAGGGTGGCCAGCATTGCCCGGTCCAGAGCGTTTCGGGATAAGGAAGGTAAGGTGCTGCTGGAGGGGAGGCGTCTGATCTGTGACGCTCTGTCTGCTGGAGCGTCTCCTCAGATGCTCTTCTTCAGTGCGGTGGAGCGACTGCAGGAGCTTCCTCAAGATAAACTACAGCAGGCCAAGCTCATCAAGGTCAGATATGAAGACATGAAGACCTGGTCTGACCTGGTCACTCCTCAGGGGGTTATAGGTGCGTTCCTGACTCTTTATAAACCTAGTTCACATCTAAATGTTTATAACACAATTCAAATCACATTGTTTCCTTCAAATCGCAGCTATATTCTCAAAATCGGATGCTTCCCACCTGGTGTTTCCAAAAGACATGCGTCTTCAGTCGGTTCCTTTGTTTCTGTTATGCGACAATATACGTGACGCTGGGAACCTAGGGACTATTTTACGCTGTGCGGCAGCTGCTGGCTGTGAGCGTGTTCTCCTAACCAAAGGTGcgtaatacatttatatacaaacaTGTCTTTGTTGAAAAGGAACACGTAACACTTAAACCTTATAAACTCATAAAACACTGCAGCCTATTTTCACATTCTGGGTCAGTATGTAAACTTTTTAAACAGtcataacttaatatttttcagCAAAAAGACATTGTATTTAACGAAGAACTTCTCGTTAATGTGCAAACAGGTTTTGCATATTACTATGTTATTACTACACttaccattttttttgtttattaaaaaagcTAGAACATTTTTGAAACTTTAAATAATACTTATACTATAGCAAAATGAGTtgtaatgcaataataatttaatatttatgatacattttatatgaatatattgtgaaatgaaatttaatataatatgagAAATACCAGTATTAACAATTGAAAAAAAGATTCCAAATTTCTGAAACCTACATATTCCTATTCTGGCAAAACAACAtcaaaacaacataaatattgCCCTAGAATGTTTtgaaacaaaatatatgatttttttttgaaaaattcatatatttttatacaaacatatgcacacacaaacaatttgaacagaaaaaaaaaaaacataattttttttttttttttttctgttcaaattgtttgtgtgtgcatatgttTACAAAATTCATAACAAAAAAAGTCAGTCCTATATAAAGGAaattttacaaatgtattttgagACAAATCTAGCTCAAAATCTGCATTATATCATGTGTAAAGTCATCGCAGATATCGAGGTATTGAAACAGTtatctattttaaatagttatatCTCTTAAAAAtacttgggggggggggggggctgtattttaatagtattgAAACATTTTCTACTGTTTCTACTAtactaaaaccatttttttttaaatagaaattttagAAATATCTTCcgggtcaaaaatgaccggaatgcattacaataaactttaatcactttttttttttttttttcaggttgtgTGGACGCCTGGGAGCCCAAGGTTCTACGCGCAGCAATGGGAGCTCATTTCCGACTTCCGGTCTTTCCTAATTTAGACTGGGATGAAATTTCCAAGCACTTACCAAAGGACGTGGTTGTCCATGTAGCAGATAACAGTATAAAAGCTCCAGTTCCAGGACAAATAGAAAAAGGTAATTTGGATGACTACAGTGAAAGTGACTCTGATGAAGAGTCCGATGATGAACTTTCACTGCCGTATCTGAAGCCTCAGGTTTACTGTGAGAGTTGGGCTCAGAGGAGCACGGCACTGGTGATTGGTGGAGAGACGCATGGAGTGAGTCTGGAGGCTTGGCGATTGGCTGTGGAAACAGAGGGCAAAAGGCTCTTTGTGCCCATGGCTCCAGGAGTGGAGAGCCTGAACTCTGCAATGGCTGCTAGTATACTGCTGTTTGAAGGCAGACGGCAGCTTCTGCAGCTGTTGGACAAAACACGGCGAAGAACACGAtctaaaatcttaaaatgagTGCTTTTCTTGTAACGTATTAAAGATGTTTCACCAGTACTGtccattttcacttttttttttttatcattgtgCCTTTTGACTGCTTTTTAACAGTTTGTCATTTATCCAGTAGAGGGCGACTGTGTGTTTTGATGTACTCACactcagaccatccaagatgtagatgagttggTTTCTTGAACTGAACggatttgaagaaatttatcattacatcacttactcaccaatggatcctctgcagtgaatgggtgccgtcagaatgagagtccaaacagccgataaaaacatcacaataatccacaccactccagtccatcaattaattgGTGttatgaagcaaaaagctgcgtgttcgtaactttttaaataatcacCTCTGGCCAAAATGTGAGTTCATAATCCATCATTTTGCTTTCTCCAATGAAAAAGTTGTCAAACtcctgttttggactgtttttgctttgcttgTAAACTGCATAtctctctcctgattcagatgtgGTGCCTTTTTCACTGCactattttagctggaagcaatgtTTTGaagataaaaatgtcttaatgatgaatttattTCTTATAAACATTCAGCTTTTCATTTCAAACCATCAGACTAGAGTCATGtggatttttgtgatgtttttatcagttcaaACTAAACTCTccttctgacggcacccattcactgcagaggatccactggtgagcaagggatgtaatgcttaatttctctaaacctggggcctgtaccatggtGGTAGCTGAACAAATTCcgagttacaggattagtttcgaATTGACAAAACCAAAGCACTCCGATCTGGCTTTGTTggtcccaggtgaaaaacaagtgtacTTCCATAATGCTCTACTTTcgcacactaattttgtacttaatatactaaaaatgattctttagttcctcttaaaataaacttaagattgtctaagtgtactcaactgtgctattttgagacaccatgaagatgaactaaaatgcacttttaacatactatctctgcatttaaaaaatgtatttaattaccacttgtagcacacttgaacccatctttcatacactagtacactcaagtgtactacaagtggtacaGAGATAGTATGATAAaagtgtctcaaaatagcacagttgagtacacttagatgatcttaagtttatcttaagaactaaagaataatttttagtatattaggtacaaaaataaatgctttataataataGGGTATATGTCGACCCTGAAAACAGGTCTCATCGCTTCCGCTTGTCGGAGAATGTATTAATAGTATTAAATAATGGCGATATCAATGGACttttagctgtttttattgttaacgTTTTATTcgacttttatatataaattattgaaaagaataaaaataatttatatatcaatccacatatgtgatggacattggtaatgattatctttagtgtctactttgaaggcATCTTGAGTAAAACAGCTTCATATTTAACGGGCATTTGCAAAACGCGTGAACCGGAAGCAACGAGACCTGATTAGCAGAATACGGAAGTCTGTTGCGCATAACCCCTATTGTTAATCTAAAATGTGTTCTGCGTAATAGATTAATAatacaaatcataaaataattatataattcaaATACAAATCATATAAAAGAATTCTAAGTGATTATCATTAAAGCCAgacaattttgttattttatttttttactatataGTAACCTTTAATTTGGAGAAAGAGAAACTGGGGGGTGCTCACAtttgattggtccaatttcagtttgagatctctaactcagaacataacctgccccggagcattGCTATGGTAATAAATGCCGCTAAAAGCCAAGCCGCTTTCAtggtaactaaaactaaaactgaaacttacctggctagccagcaaATCGGGCTTCAAGGTACAAGCCCCTGTTCTGTTTAAGAGACAAACTAAGCTACATTttggatagcctgagggtgagtacattttcagcaaattttcatttgagggaactattcttttaagtaTGTCGAACAATATGCAACAAACATTTCAAACAGTATCAGGCTATTGCTACACTGTGGCATAACCTCATTGCATTACATGTTTAATTAAGCAAGTGGCATATGGTTTTTCTGGCAAGAATTCCAGATTTCTGTGAAAATATTAGATGTTAAAATTCTGGTTGATACTGATGATTATGAccattattaaaatgacaatttgtctaaatgaatttttttaaaacactgaaaactaAAATGAGTGAAAATGTTAACACTACAAATCACAACATTATagtgtacagtatgaaaaactgaaactatcatatatatatatatatatatatatatatgtgtgtgtgtgtgtgtgtgtgagagagagagagagtgtgtgtataaTGTACTCTAAGTGGAAATGTAAGgatatttctgtatttctggTTGGATATCGCATGATCTGCCAAATTTAAAAGGTTGACTGGGTATTATGAGATTATTATCAGAAAATCTGCATAATGCACACAGTATGCATACTACAGAAACCAAGTAGTAGGGCAATATGAACTGCAAGTATAGTCCCAAGTATAGAGAGAACAGAGACATTTTAAACAGTGAGTTTTAATGGCTATGACATTTCAAACACAACCAAGAACAGACAGACTGTGCTTTAATTGGCTACATTTCATAAGGAAGCTTGCAATTAGATGCTGTTTATTGTgccttcaaaaaacaaaaaaacgctTTAATACAGGGGACCTTCACAGAAAATCCACTTAAATGTCATGTTTGAGATGGGAACAGATCAGTCATTCAACAACATCAAATATCAACAAGAAGGTGGGCGAAGACCTTTAAAGTATCAACTACAGACaactgcattaaaaataaacagcgGCAGCTACACAAAGAATAGATAGTGCCTTCTATACAAGGATATTAACATCAGCTTGTTCATGTATGCATATTTATCAGCACCCATAAGTAGAGAATCACAGCCGTACAGAACATATGGCCACGTAAAATGTGCAGTGTCtgtggaaaaataataataataataataatacatctaCCAAAGTTATATTTATTCTAAGCTCTTGATTCTTGAAACAATATCCAAGGATAGAAGGAAATACATGATAAAATCTCAATAAAAGCAAATCAGAACAAAGTCGTGTTCACTTGCAGCTGCGGGGGTCAATCTAATCTCTAAATGTAACGGCAAAAGACAATCAACGTAAAAATCTGCATTTTACCATCAGCGCTGTAGTAAATGCAAGGCACCACAGGAGGAGGCGGCCGCTTCGAGATGGAGGGGCACGTATTAAAAGAAGTAAAATGTCAATACAAAGTACGCTTCTGTTGGAACAGTCTGACAGGAAGAGGAGAGAGAGCACGCCCGGAGGTCAAGGGCCAGATGGAGGTTCGGGTAACAGACTTCAAATGGGCTCTGGTTTGAGCTTCTCGGCCAGAAACTCACTAACAAACTGTTCTACCACGGCAGGTGTGATTTCCTCCACGTCTTTAACGTATTTGGCGCGGGCCGACATGTCCAGGATGGTGAGGAGAGGCGCGGCCTCAGGCAGGTTGGTGTAGTCCCTCAGGGAATCGCTCATATCATCCTGTCAGGAGATGAAAACATCAGTTGAAGAGATTATTATTGTCTGTGAAGAGCAAAATGACTGCAAAAAATTGAAGAAATGAACTGGAAATAACCACCATGTAGACTCAgggaaacaaaaaaaactgcatcAAGTGCAGTAGAAAGCGCTCGCTCTCTCAAAATCAGCATGATGCCACAGACAGGGGAGTCTCTTTCTACCCTATCCAGACCAGAGTTGAGAGCTCCTCTCACCCCCCACAGAGAGGGGGTCTCTGCTACAGCAGGGGAGGACCAGGAGGGGGTACAAAAACATCGCATCACCCACCTTGTTGCTTTTGAGGCACTACAACCCCAGGAAACTTCAGAGAGATGAATCACACTGTGTGAGTGTGGAATAAAAATTCCCATTATTCCAGATGGGGGGCCCTAAATATGTGTTTGTGGGGTAACAAAGGCAGGCGGAgtgattttattttccaaatctCTTCTGCAGTTATTCTTTAAGATGTGGTTAGAGCTTAATACCTAAGAAACCCTACGGCTTCATAAATGCTGCTTaccaaaatatacaaaaaaactaatttaacacatcctaCATGAATTAAAGAGTGTTTATGGTTTGGCAAGAATGCTTTTGTTCATATGTTGTCAGGGGCTAGGGGCTACACATAGTGCATCATGATTTATTGACAATTACATTtgttcatttagcagacacttttaagTGATTACAACTTAACAGAAACAGAACAAccacattaaaaacaacattataaCATATAAAgtctactgtatcatatttgatacatgaATTTCTAAAAACGTCCACCTTCAGGTAGTGATTCATTTGTCCATTTTGCCgttaaatctttatttatttttataaagtaaacataagaataaattgtatattgttaatatttcaaGATTAACACCACCTTGACTGAAACACCACGAGTTTCCTtgattatgcactttttttatgtttatgttgaaaTGCGAGCATCAGTTATGACAAAtggaacatttatttgttaatttctCAATCATAATCggtttgcattgcattatatgttttgctCCCCACTATAAATCTACAGCGCTTTGATCATAAAAcgaagcatttaaatatcatcttactaagacatatttTTGGGAGTGACAACTGATacttatatgcattttatgcaagtagtttgctatattattaaaaatcatattgatttacaaaccagtcataagtagcacgcgtatatttgtagcaatagccaaaaatacattgtatgggtcaaaatgatcgattttccttttatgccaaaaatcattaggatattaagtaaagatcatgttcaatgaagatattttgtaaatttcttaccataaatatatcaaaacttaatttttgattagtaatatgtattattttgaacttcatttggacaaatttaaaggcaaatttctcaatatttagatttttttgcaccctcggattttcaaatagttgcatcttggccaaatattgtctgatcctaacaaccaatacatcaatggaaagcttatttattcagctttacgATGATGTCCAaatcgaaaaattgacacttacgactggttttgtggtccagggtcacatataatactatatgagccataaaagcctgacctatcaaatattatacaaaacaacacaaatgcaAACTTTTAGATTTTCTATTATATCTTGATTAAAAATGGTTTCAACAAATTATATATCTCGCCTAAATACACTTTAAACAATTAGATTATTATTCATCTAttatttattctatatatttctTTCATGTCAAGCTTTACAGAGCTGAAAGTGCCTGCTTTCTCCACCAAAAATAACTAACATCTTTCTAGAAGCAACGGGCCATTTCTTACTTCTCCGATTCAAACCGATTATCCTTCTCTCTGTAAAGTCGTCCAAATGAGTGCGTCTTGGAAAGAACTGCACAGTAATTTCACATGGAAGACATTACAACACAAGACATGGCTGCATTTTTGACCACAAGAGGGCAGTACAACAGTTTCAAAGAGATTTGGGTTCGTTTATTTCATCTCTGACTGGCTCGCAGTGAAACTATGAGCTATTCCACAGCAGTCCATGGATTAAACCACACAATCAGATCTTGGGCCCGTAAGAGAGTCGTCATGCCGTTTTTGCTACCTAAAAAGGACATGTAGGGCAACAGAAAGTTTGTGACCTCGACTTCAAACAAACCTACTAAGAGATGGAACGGCAGTACTGTTACAATGAAGAAAAGCTAAGCATTTTATTAAGTGGCTTTTTGAAATTTGAAGTCTAACATCATTGTTACTAACCTAAAAAATACGCTCAAGCAGTATGAAGGGTGGGGAATCAACCTTAGATGACTACAG
It encodes:
- the glod4 gene encoding glyoxalase domain-containing protein 4 — protein: MALRRALHFVFKVGDRTKTATFYRDVLGMKILRHEEFEEGCKATCNGPYDGKWSKTMVGFGPEDDHFVAELTYNYGVGEYRLGNDFLGLTLQSSQAVSNAKRLNWPLTQVEESLYMTEAPGGYRFYLIDKELPNCDPVQKVSLAVSDLPRSIHYWSALLGMKVIEKNEDKKIALMGFSDNQCKLELQDIGGAVDHGTAFGRIAFACPRDQLPDIEALMKKEKQKILTPLVSLDTPGKATVEVIILADPDGHEICFVGDEAFRQLSAVDPKGNKLLDEAMAADKSDEWFAKHNKQKASA
- the mrm3a gene encoding rRNA methyltransferase 3A, mitochondrial, which encodes MAALMYNVSRGFVIFGEHSLLLRGYNNHRILVNSRRYVRALRRRPVAVLYPDGEREKLIKSNEAADKMNQKLFTPKDKHREKVSGRAGSQQWSGHVSERAEESPQMRDRVAGLRFEKAPAGDNRLARVASIARSRAFRDKEGKVLLEGRRLICDALSAGASPQMLFFSAVERLQELPQDKLQQAKLIKVRYEDMKTWSDLVTPQGVIAIFSKSDASHLVFPKDMRLQSVPLFLLCDNIRDAGNLGTILRCAAAAGCERVLLTKGCVDAWEPKVLRAAMGAHFRLPVFPNLDWDEISKHLPKDVVVHVADNSIKAPVPGQIEKGNLDDYSESDSDEESDDELSLPYLKPQVYCESWAQRSTALVIGGETHGVSLEAWRLAVETEGKRLFVPMAPGVESLNSAMAASILLFEGRRQLLQLLDKTRRRTRSKILK